Genomic DNA from Mus musculus strain C57BL/6J chromosome 11, GRCm38.p6 C57BL/6J:
tggagctggagttataccTACGTGCTGGAACTGACATGGTTCCTGTGCAAGAACAGCAAGGACgcaactgcggagccatctctccatctccctccacttCTTTCCACTACCACATACAACCTATCCACTGAATTAGCTTTTGTTCCCACATGTTTATCTTGAAGTGGTAACAGACAATACTTTAAGACAATGGGACCTTCAGAAAAACACAGTAAATTGAAACATTTGTTGTCTTCTAACTTGAGTAAAGAATTACTTATGTGATCTACAGAAcaagtaaatattttatcttcttcatgtagtaaaaaaaatcctaaggTCTACCTTACAACACTGTTGTTACGACAATAAAGTAACATATATAAAGCAGGATTTAAATACAGTGCTAAACATTATCAACTTATAATGCAAAGCTCTACCAGACAATCACAGCAGTAAAGTTTAATTTGTGCAGCTAACTgaatatgaaatgaaaatatgaatatgAAGAGCTTCCATATTTACCAAAGTCGACACTGGAGAAAAGTCTACACCTTTATACTAAGAAAGCATTCTATTCAGGTAGTTACATAGTGTCCATacactctgtcttagtcagggtttctattcctgcacaaacatcatgacaagaagcaagtgggggaggaaagggtttatttggcttacacttccatgctgctgttcatcaccaaggaagtcaggactggaactcaaacaggtcaggaagcaggagctgatgcagaggccatggagggatgttccttactggcttgcttcccctggcttgctcagcctgctctcttacagaaccaagactaacagcccagagatggcaccacccataaggggcctttcccccttgatcactaattgagaaaatgccttacagttggatctcatggaggcatttcctcaactgaagctcctttctcggtgataactccagctgtgtcaagttgacacaaaactaaccagtacacactCTGGTTCTTTTAAACTAACAGACTGAGACCTGAGAGTCCTCCTCCACCACAGGTCACTTACATAGCAATGCATTGCAGGCATATTCTGAGTCTCTTCTACTGTATGCTCAGCATAAAGTACTGCACATACTTCGTgtactcaaaaaataaataaataaataaaacttagagAAGTGAAATATATGGgagggggtagagagatggcttggaggtTAAGAGTGGtaactgcttttctagaggtcctaagttcaatccccagcaaccacgtggtggctctcaaccatctctaATGAAATCTGTGACTCTTCTGATGTGCAAGCTGGAGAAGAACCTTATTGTGGCACACAGTCTATTTGTACTGATTACATAGCAACAGTGCTCACAGGAGCTCAGAGAGCTCTCTTAATGAGACAACACAGGAAAGGGAAACATCTCagctctgattttcttttttttttttcttttaattttttttttaagatttacttattttatgcatatgagtacactgtcgctgtcttcagacacaccagaagagggcatcttactccattacagatggttgtgagccatcatgtgtttgctgggaactgaactcgacctctggaagagcagtcagtgctcttaactgcagagccatctctccagcaccccagaAGTTCTTCTTGATTGAACCAATGCAAAATATCTGTTTCCATGGGACACAACTGTGAATACAGGGACCATGGCTGTCAATCACTAGTTGTGAACTtgcctagcatttgggagatttGGGACTTAACTCCAGTACTGCAAATGAAACACAACAAAAGCACAACAAAGTGCACTGTATAGTATATTTAACTGTAGGTTATAATCATAATGTTATAAAATTCATTGGGATAGTCATAACACTACCAATCTTGTAGGCATTCTGTTTAATTGAAAAAGGTCTTATGTCTAGCTTCACTTTCAGCAGAATACAAGAAAAGTAAAGTAGTGCCTCTAACAGATTTAAGTTCAAATACTTCATCCCAGACCTGTAAGCGGggtttgctgccaagtctgatgatctgagtttgattcccaggacccacgtggtagaaaaagagaactgacttcagaaatgtgtcctctgatctctacatgcacACTGTGACACAAGGCTGTACCTCAATCTCTAAGTTTTGTCCCCAAGACCTTCCTGAGGTTGGTGCCTTCCTGCTACTCAAGACTCAGAGCAGCCTTGAGCAGAGTCTGAGGCAGAGTCCAGCAGCTGTGAGCCTCAGGGCCCCTCGGGAAAGCCTGATATGCAAAGGCACCGAGGATTCTAGCACCCCAGTTCTGCTTGTGTTGGCTCTCCTGCCCACCTACCTGCCTGAGGGtgggaaaagggagaaagaacatGTACGATGTGATGAAAAAGAACCAGCGACTGCAGGAACCTTTCCTAAGTCACCACCCAAAGTGATGAGCGTGGTAAATGCTCCAAGAACTGATTCTGTCTGTACTGACTCCATTTTGTAAGTGTGTGCTCTGGATCAGAAAGCAGaagttatcagaaaaaaaaaaaaaatccgatgCAAACGTCTAGTCAGCTCCTACTCTTGAAGCCTGGTCTGCCCACAGCATAAAGCAAACCACTCCGATGAAGCTCACTCTCCAGGAAAGGAAGCCAGTGGGAGAATACAGGAGAACTGAGGCTCTGCCTCTCCGAGgatggaattataggcatgtacagCTGAAATGCCactatttttcatttgtattttatgtgtatgggtattctgCCTTCATATACATCTGTGTACCACGTGTGCCTGGTGCTCTCCAAGGCAAGAAGAGGGTATTGAatcacctagaactggagttaccaacagttgtgagccaccatctagggactggaaatcaaacctgggtcctctggaagagcaggcagtgcccttaaccactgatctttctctccagccctaagaagCCTAAGAGACCTAAAAGATCCCTGCTAAGTCAGCAGCAGTGAAACCAGAGGCAAGCATCCCTCTCTTCTGTaattttatcaaatatattttcagGTCACTCTGGAAATTCACAGGGAGTATCATTGGGCCTGAGGACTGCACAGAGACAGGTCTCACACCTGTTCCCAAAAAAGAAACTACATGTACACACCATACTACATTTTGCTCCTTCAAAAGTTATTCTAACTGAAGAGGTGACTGTTTTTAATTGGCTTATACTGTACATCATATTGGCATATCGAATTAGCCTATAACACCAGctgcttgggaagcagagggaggggaccaTCAGTTCAAGGCCTATCTGAGCTTACAGAAGGTTAAAGCAAGCCTAGGTAGCTTTCtgaaattctatctcaaaaacacaaaGGACAAAAGAAGGGAAGGCCAGTGCATGGCTGAGTGGCTGAGAGCTTTCCCAGTGTGtatgtcctgggttcagttcctgacatcacagaagcagaaatgacaaagacagaagagagggagaagttaTTTAACTTAGAGGTacagaaaatatatttgataaaattACAGGAGACATTTCCCAAATATGGGGAAGAGATGGCTACCCAGACACAGGAAGTATTCAGAAACCAAGCCAAACAGAAAATACCATGTGTGCTACAGTTCAGTATCATATTTATGAAAAAAAGTATTGAGAATCATAAGGGAAAATATCAAATCACATAGAAAGGCAAATCCATCAGAATAACAGCAGATTTCCTCACTAAAAAATCTAAAGGCCAGGAGAAAGGAGTGGTCCATTTCAATTGCTGAAAACCAATGGCCAACCGAAATTACTATGTCCAGCAGAACTATTCTTCACAATTGGAGAGGGGGAAAAAGTTTCCATGATAAACACAAGCTAAAGGAATGTATTACCACTAATCCAGCAGTACAGAAGCTACTGGAAGGAATGCTACAcatcaaagaagaagaagaaaaaataacatTCATGAGACACAGGGAACAAGGAACTATACTGAAGCAGAAAGCAAGCAAATATGAGGAAAACAGCAAACAttataaaaatcaacaaaatagccaggtggtggtggctcacacctttaaatcccagcactcaggaggcagagacaggcagatctctcagtctgaggtctacagagtaagttttaggacagccagggctacacagaaaccctgtcttggaaaccaaaagcaaaaacaaaacaaatggatgCTGCTGAGAAAGGCAAGGAGACTTTTGTTGAGAAGTGTGCCCAGTGCCACACTGTGGGGAAGGGTGACAACCAAACACAAAGCAGAGGGCTCCTCCAgccaatgctttcttttacacAGTCCCCAACAAGAACAAAAGGGTCATCTGTTGCTATATAGGGAACTGGTtacacagaaacaagaaaagcgCTGTGCTTGagaaagttcttttcttttcttttcttttttttttttttaaacagggtttctctgtatagccctggctgtcctggaactcactttgtagaccaggctggcctcaaactcagaaattcgcctgcctctgcctcccaagtgctgggattaaaggcatgcgccatcatgcccagcctgagaaagttattttctaaaatacaatGTATTGTAGCACAACCAAATTGTTCACATTACCAAAGCAACATTTCCCTGTATGTTCTCATATCCCGGGCACATATTAAGTACTTAAAGACAACATGAAATACAGTAGATTCCTGGCAGGCTCCACATCTCAAGATTTGACCAACCACAACATAAAAATACTCACATAAAATATCTGTATCTACCATGTACTGACTTTATTTTGTCATTATTCAGCATAATAATAATTGACATAGAGTTTACATTGTTTTAGGAAGTATAAGTAATCTAGAATTATGTAAAATAAAGGAGGATATATGTAAGTCACATGCAAATGCTACACAACTTCATGAAAAGGAGCTGAGCGTAGGTGTTGGGTATGTGCAGGGACATGGTGTCCTAAGGGCAGTCTtctcagagacagacacatgtgtgcactcacTATTGCCAGAATAAAAAGTAGATGGCCTATGCACGGACCAGAAAAGCTCCGAGTCCACCTGCTACTCCTCTCTTGACTTTTTTTCTCAGCACACTTTGTTTCCTTTGTCCTGGGGGAAGCACAGGCACATTTCTATAGAGAGCACAATTGACTGACTAGACTTCACAATTAAATAAGCCCAAGCCCATTGCTACAATTAACACTATTCTAAACTAAATGAGTAAAAGGGAttctaattttcttaattaacaAAGCACCTTTAATTAAAATCAAATGGAATTACattggaaaagaaacaaaaaaaacctaaagaacaGCATGTGTGAAGAAACCAGCCAGCTAAAGGGACTGTGCTTACCATTGAGAAGGAAAATACATTTCTAGTGCAGGATATAATGAAAGCccttatttgattatttttcaaaaataaatgtgaTAACTCAGTGGTCTGGATAGTCTCTAATTACCAGTTTGTTTCCCCTCTTCCCCACTCAAAAAACCATAAGCCAGGCCACCTGAAGTCTGATTTAGCAggagctggagcaggagctggaTAGCTTTAAGAGAATCTGCATAGACACTAAAACCACCTGTTATGTGATTAGCGACTCCAGAGGTGAGCAGCACTGGCTCGTGAATAATCAAGATCCAGTTGAAAATGatttgtgagcttgaggccagagaTGGCACACATGGTCTTTAGGAACAATGCATCGATATGGTTAAGAGATTAGGACTTATCACCTCCCATACTGGATTGACTACACAAATAACAGGATAGGAAAGGTTTGGTGTGCACCCACTAACCTTGGCTCCTGCTCTTTGTGTCTCTATCATTGCCTGGGAGACTGCAGTCAAAACTGTCCGACTCTGCCCTTTTGAGACAACTGCAAAGACATGTAGCTGCTTTTTTAAACTCTGTATATAACTGAAAACATCAAAATGTTCACATGATTCTACCTCTAAAAGTGATTTTAGGGTTACCTCAGCAAACTCtgttaaataaaagtaaaataagtgtATGAAAATACACAATTTACAAAGGGAAATTGAAGCTGGACTCACCTGTCCATTTTTTCCAAATTCCAGCTCTATTATGGCAACAGGGCTGTGTATCTGAGTTGAGTGCCGTGACTGAGACTTGCCATCGACTCTCCAGCTCAGGCCCCGAAGGCCGTTGTCCCAGCGGCTCTGCTTCATGAGACTCTCTCGGATTTTTATCTTGTGGCTCTTCCAAAACTTGGAGATGACTGCAGCTTGCTCACTGGTGATGCCACCTTGCTTTTTGGTTTGAGCAGTCAGGAATGCCTCTAACTGGTTGAAATCCATGTCTGCAGATGCAATAGActataaagataaaagaaaaagcaatataTTTGAACTTGGTAGATAACTAGACAAAGCTAGCTGCCTAGCTACAGAACATATTTTGATTGAACTTAGTTTCACCAGGACTCCTCTCGGATAgcctgctgttgccctgtgtcatggagatcctgaagcTGTGGGTCTGTAGGACCGGCCCTGAATCTGGGCCTAGGTGGTAGTTAAATGGATCAGACTGCTAGTTCTCCCACACACCACCACCAGAGCTAACTCTCTGGCTGGCCAGGCAAGGCTCAGAGCCAGCTCTTCAGTGATcagtggggccagctctccagagccagctctcccaggCTGCCTAGgtaaggggcaggggcaggatcAGCTCTCCCATGTGGGCAGGGCGCCACTGTGTGGTAGCAAATCAACACCACCTCCGGAGGCATGGTCTTTGGTGAGTCCAGACATGACCCTGAGCAGCAGCACAGGCATGAGACATCACCATGGTCTCAGATGGCAATGCAGGCCTctctcacatcaggctgttcctcaccgCCAGCCTGTCTCCAGTTCTCTCTTCATAGTCACAAACTTCTtaccttctctgtctctcccatctCTGCAACTACATACTTGCTCATTGCAATGGCACCTACTGGGCCCACACTGCTAGCCTGTGGTCTGTGGCTGTCTTCAATCCAGCCCATGCTGCACAGCCTAGACATCTATTACTTCTATTGAGTCTCATATTCTAGTTTCCATTTCACAGACAACATGGTCGTCAGAAGCACTAAGTTTCCATAAAACCAGAGAGCCAAAGAGTCCTAACTGTTGAGCCATGTTTCTCTGGCTGGTTGTCCTAAGTGACTGCACACAGATATGGACACTGGcatcgctgctgctgctgctgctgattaaAAAGTCAAACTGATTCTTTCTACCATCAATGATATAAAAATGTTACCACCCAAGGATTAGCtattaaagctttatttatatCCCTTAGAGAGTGATTTTCATCTTTTCAAGATTTAGCTGTTACAAGTGAGAAATATGTATTGTTAGACGTAAGCCAACTAGTTTAGTTTAACAATTTGCAGGAAAGTTGAGAAGGTGGTGTAAATCAAACCAGTGTGCCAAAACTCGTAACAC
This window encodes:
- the Commd1 gene encoding COMM domain-containing protein 1 isoform X1, yielding MAGDLEGGKSLSGLLSGLAQNAFHGHSGVTEELLHSQLYPEVPPEEFRPFLAKMRGLLKSIASADMDFNQLEAFLTAQTKKQGGITSEQAAVISKFWKSHKIKIRESLMKQSRWDNGLRGLSWRVDGKSQSRHSTQIHSPVAIIELEFGKNGQLSQKGRVGQF
- the Commd1 gene encoding COMM domain-containing protein 1 isoform 2 (isoform 2 is encoded by transcript variant 2) — protein: MDFNQLEAFLTAQTKKQGGITSEQAAVISKFWKSHKIKIRESLMKQSRWDNGLRGLSWRVDGKSQSRHSTQIHSPVAIIELEFGKNGQESEFLCLEFDEVKVKQILKKLSEVEESINRLMQAA
- the Commd1 gene encoding COMM domain-containing protein 1 isoform 1 (isoform 1 is encoded by transcript variant 1) gives rise to the protein MAGDLEGGKSLSGLLSGLAQNAFHGHSGVTEELLHSQLYPEVPPEEFRPFLAKMRGLLKSIASADMDFNQLEAFLTAQTKKQGGITSEQAAVISKFWKSHKIKIRESLMKQSRWDNGLRGLSWRVDGKSQSRHSTQIHSPVAIIELEFGKNGQESEFLCLEFDEVKVKQILKKLSEVEESINRLMQAA